The genomic region AAAATGTTTACAATTGGAATAGCAAGACATGGGAATAATAAAGAACTATCACATGCAAATTTAGTAGTAAAATCATTGAATGAAATAAAATTAGATAATCTTATTAGCATTTTTCAGGAGGCGAAAAAATGATTCTTTCAGATGAAAAATGGTTAATTAAACAAGAAAAATTTGAAGTATCTTCAATACAAGAAACTATATTTACTTTATCAAATGGGTATTTAGGAGTAAGAGGAACTTTTGAAGATTTATTTCATAATGAAACCCCTGGTACATATGTAGCTGGAATATTTGATAAGTCTGAAGCACAAGTGAAAGAATTAGTAAATTTACCCTATTTCTGGGGATTAAAGATATATTTAAAATATGAATATTTAAACCCCTTTGAGTGTGAAATACTGGATTACAAAAGAATATTAGATATGAAACAAGGTTTATTATATAAAAAAATGAGATTAAGGGATAAAAAAAATAGAATTACAAAAATAGAAGGATATAGGTTTTTAAGTCATGATAATAGAAATTTAGCTTTAATGAAATATAAAATAACTCCAGAGAATTATAAGGATAGAATGACTTTGGAATATTTTATAGATGGAAAAACAGCCAATTCCGTTTCACATCCAAAAGAAAGAGTAAAACATTATTTTTTAACCAATCATATTGTATCTGATGATTATCTTTATTTAGAAGCTTGTACAAGAGATATAAATCATAAAGTAGGAATACTATCTTCAGTTGAAATTGAAAATTATCATTCTAAAATTACCAGAAATTATATAGATTTTATTGCACAATCAATTGATATAGATCCAGTTCCACAGAATGAATATACAATAAACATTTATACTAGTATTTTAGATTCAAGAAGATATGATAATCTTTATGAAAATAATATTAAAGAAATAAAAAAAGCAAGAAACATAGGTATAGAAAAACTTTTAGAAAATCATAATAAGAAACTTAAAAAACTTTGGGATGTTGCAGATATAAAAATATTTGGAGATGAAAAAGCAGATAAATCACTAAGATTTAATATATTTTCATTATTATCTCTTGCAAATCCTGATGATGAAATAGTAAGTATTGGCGCTAAAGGGTTGCATGGAGAAGGATATAAAGGACATGTTTTCTGGGATACAGAGATTTTTATGTTACCTTTTTATATTTATGAGTATCCAGAAGCTGCTAGATCATTTTTAATGTATAGATATTATACATTAGATAAAGCCAGAGAAAATGCAAGAAAAAATGGATATAAGGGGGCTCAATATCCATGGGAGTCTGCAGATACTGGTGAAGAAGAAACTCCAAAGTGGGGAGAAGATTATTATGGTAATAAAGTAAGAATATGGACAGGAGATATAGAATATCATATAACAGCTGATATAGCTTTTGCTATAAGAGAATATTTAAGAGCAACAGAGGACTGGGAATTTTTCTTAAATTATGGTGCTGAAATGTTTTTTGAAACTGCAAGGTTTTGGGCTTCTCGGGCTAAATACAATTCTAAAAAAGATAGATATGAAATTAATGAAGTAATTGGTCCAGATGAATTCCATGAACATGTAAACAATAATTTTTACACCAATTATTTAGCTAAATGGAACATTGATAAAGCATTTTATTATTTAAATATATTAAGAAATAAATATCCTTATAATTATGAAAAAATATTAAAAAAAATTAAATTAAATGAAGAAGAATTAGAGAGATGGAAAGATGTATCAAATAAGATTTATATACCCTGGAATAAAAAATCGCATTTAATAGAACAATTTGAAGGATATTTTAAACTTGAAGATAGGATTATTACGAAATATAATGAAAAAGATATGCCTGAATGGCCAGAAAATGTTGATTTAACAAAGTTAAACAAATACCAGTTGATAAAACAAGCTGACGTTTTGATGTTAATGCATTTATTATCCGAAGAATTTGATTATGAAACAAAAAAAATAAATTTTGAATATTATGAAAAAAGAACTATGCACAAATCCTCATTAAGTCCTAGTATGTATGCAATAATGGGATTAGCTGTTGGAGATCATTCTAAAGCATATGAATATTTTATGAAAACTGCATTAGTAGATTTGGAAGATAATCAGGGAAATACAGCTTTAGGACTTCATGCTGCAAGCGCCGGTGGAACGTGGCAAGCTGCTGTATATGGGTTTGGTGGAATGTATATTGATGATAATGAAAAAATAAATTTCAAACCATGGTTACCGTCACATTGGAAAAGTATGGAATTTAACGTATATTATAAAAAACAACTATTAAATATAAAAATAACTCAAGATTCTATTAAAATAAATAATTTATCCTCCCTTAATAATAAATAATTTTTTCACTAACAACCTCATATGGGGTTGTTTTTTTCAAAATAGTATGTTATAATGAAATAAAAGTGAATATTCTCCGGGGCAGGGTGAAATTCCCGACCGGCGGTTAAAGCCCGCGAGCCTTATTTATTATAAGGTTGATCTGGTGGAATTCCAGAGCCGACAGTTAAAGTCTGGATGGGAGGAGAAAATATAGAATGTGGGATAAGTGTATTCTGTATTGATCTATAATTATTGCCCTGGAGAAATCCAGGGCAATTTTATTTTTAGGAGGCGAAATTATGGAAGATATTTTAAAAACATTTGGAATGAACAAACCAGTTATTATTTGGGATGAAGACAAAGAAGTAGAAGCTGATTTTGTATTTCCTGCACAAATGGTAAATAAAGAAATAATTAATTTTTTTGTTTCAAAAGGGAAAGGATTATTATGTTTAGCAGCGGAAGAAGAATATTTAATAAATAAGGGATTTTTTAAATTGCCAACAAATAATTATGATAAATTAAAAACCAATTATTTTATTACTATTGATTACAAAAATACAAAAACTGGTATATCTGCAGAAGAAAGATCTAAAACAATTAAAAGTTTTTCAGATGATTTAAACATTACTCATTTTAAATATCCAGGGCATGTTCAATTATTAGGAAGTATTGGGATAAATAAGAGAAAAGGACATACAGAAGCATCTGTAGAATTAATGAAATTATTAAATTTAAAACCATTTGCAATATTAATTGAAATATTAGATGCAAATGGGAATTCTCATAATTATGATTATATTAAATCTCTTTCTGAAGAATTCAAACTACCATTATTAAATATAGAAGATATATATAGTGAAGTCATAAGAAAAAAACTTTTTGTAAAACCCATATCAGAAGCTAAATTACCAACAAGATATGGTGATTTTAAAATAATTGGATTTGAAAACAATCTTGATGGTAAAGAACATTTCGCAATATATAAAGGGTCTCTAAAAAAAGAACCATTATTAGTTAGAATACATTCTGAATGTGTAACAGGAGATGTATTGTCCTCAAGAAAATGCGATTGTGGAAGTCAATTACATAAAGCAATGAGAAAAATAAATGAAGTAGGTGATGGACTAATAATTTATTTAAGACAAGAAGGACGGGATATAGGTATTGCAAACAAAATTAAAGCATATGAATTGCAAGATAAAGGTTTAGATACAGTGCAAGCTAATTTGGAAATTGGAATGCCTGCAGATAATAGAGATTATGCAGTAGCAGCTCAAATTTTAAAATCATTAAATATAAAAAGTATTATTTTAATGACAAACAATCCAGATAAAGTAAATCAATTAAGAAAATATGGCATAGAGGTTATAAAGAATGAAGAACATTTAGGTGAAATTACTGAAGAAAATAGATTTTATTTAAAGATAAAAAAAGAAAAAATGAATCACAATATTAAAATTTAGGAGGTATTCATATGAAAGTTATTGAAGGAGTATTTGATGGTAAAGGTTTAAAATTTGCTATAGTGGTATCAAGATTTAATTCATTCTTTTCAGAAAAATTATTAGAAGGGGCATTAGATGCATTAAAAAGACATAATGTAGAAGAAGAAAATATTGATGTGTTTAAGGTTCCAGGCGCTTTTGAAATTCCATTTATAACTAAAAAATTAATAAAAAAAGATTATGATGCGATAATAGCATTAGGTGTTGTGATTAGAGGAGAAACATATCATTTTGAAGTTGTGGCTAATGAGGTTTCAAAAGGAGTTGCACAGATAAATATTGAATCTAATATTCCAGTAACTTTTGGAGTGGTTACTTCAGAAACATTAGAGCAAAGTATAGATAGATCTGGAGCAAAAGCGGGTAATAAGGGATTTGAAGCAGCAATGGCAGCAATAGAAATGGCTAATTTAAATAAACAATTGAAGGAATGATATTATGAATCATGAATATTATATGAAAATAGCAATAAATGAAGCTAAAAAGGGGATTGGTAAGGTTAATCCTAATCCATTAGTTGGTGCAGTTATAGTAAAAAATGGAAAAATAATATCAAAAGGTTATCATGAGTATTATGGTGGAAGACATGCTGAGATTGTAGCAATAGAAAATGCAAAAAATAAGGGAATTGATATAAAAAACTCAACAATGTATGTAACTCTGGAACCATGTTCTCATTATGGTAAAACTCCACCATGTGCTCATAGATTAGTCAAAGAAGGATTTAAAGAAGTGTATATTGGAATGTTAGACCCAAATCCATTAGTAAATGGTAAAGGTAAAAAAATTTTAGAAGATGCTAGCATAAAGGTAGAATATGGAATTTTAGAGGATAAAATAAAAGAGTTAAATGAGATTTTTATTACGTATATTAGTAAAAAAAGACCATTTATAGCCCTAAAATTTGCTATGACTTTAGATGGATATATAGCAACAAAAGACTATGATTCCAAATGGATATCAAACGAAAAGTCAAGAAAACTTGTTCATAAATTTAGAAATTATTATTCATCTATTTTAATTGGTGCAAATACATTAATAATAGATAATCCTAAATTAACCTGTCGAATAAAAAATGGAAGAAATCCAATAAGAATAATATTAGATAAGAATGGATTATTTGAAAATAAAAATCTGAATATTTTTAACGAAGAGGGGAAAAACATTATTTTTACAGAAAAAAATATCATAGATATACCTAAAAACACAGAAATAATAAGAGAAACGGATATTTTTGAAATAATTAATATTTTATATAATAAAGGCATAGATAGTATTCTTGTTGAAGGAGGTGCATCCATTTTATCTCTATTTTTAGAGTCCAAAATAGTTGATAAAATGCATGTTTTTTACGCTCCAAAAATTCTAGGTAATGGTATATCTCCTTTTAATAATATAACAATTGATAGTATAAGAAACTCTATAAATTTTAAACCAATAAAAAATATGAAAATAGATGATAATATCTATTGGGAGTTGAAACCGTGTTTACAGGAATAATTCAAAAAGTAGAAAAAATGAAAATAATAAATAATAAAATTATTATACCTAATGTTTTTGAAAATGTAAATTTAGGTGAAAGTATTGCAATAAATGGAGTTTGTTTAACCGTTGAAAATATAATAAATAACGAATTATATTTTTCAGTTGGAGAAGAAACATTTAATAAAACTAATTTAAGATATTATAATAATAAATTTGTTAATTTAGAAAGAGCATTAAAGGTTTCTGATTTTCTTGGAGGACATATAGTATCTGGTCATGTTGATGGAACAATAAAATTCTTAAGTATTATAAAATCACATAATACATATTGGATGAAATTTAAGATACCATATGAAAAATGGGCTATTGCCAAAAAAGGTTCCATTTCTTTGAATGGAATAAGTTTAACAATAGCGAAAAAAGACTTAGATTCCTTTGAAGTACAAGTAATTGATCATACATACAAAAATACAAATCTGCAATATTTAAAAGCAAGCGATTTAGTTAATTATGAAATAGATGTCATAGCCCGATATATAAAAAATATAAAGGAATAAGGCTTTGAGCCTTATTCCTTTATCCATTTATATACTTCTTCTTTAGAAATAGTAGCTAAAGCAATATAATTATCTGCTGCACCATAATAAATATAATATTGATCTTTATATTCAACCATTGCATCAGAAAATACTACCATTGGCACTCCACCAAATTTTTCCCATGGTTCTTCTGGCTCTAATACAGGTTTTTCAGTTCTTTTTAAAACTTTAGTCGGATCATCTAAATCCAATAACATAAACCCAAGTCTATATGTGAATCTGGGGCCATTTTGAACTCCATGATAAAGTAATAACCATCCGTATTCTGTTTTTATTGGTGGCCCA from Marinitoga aeolica harbors:
- a CDS encoding glycoside hydrolase family 65 protein, translating into MILSDEKWLIKQEKFEVSSIQETIFTLSNGYLGVRGTFEDLFHNETPGTYVAGIFDKSEAQVKELVNLPYFWGLKIYLKYEYLNPFECEILDYKRILDMKQGLLYKKMRLRDKKNRITKIEGYRFLSHDNRNLALMKYKITPENYKDRMTLEYFIDGKTANSVSHPKERVKHYFLTNHIVSDDYLYLEACTRDINHKVGILSSVEIENYHSKITRNYIDFIAQSIDIDPVPQNEYTINIYTSILDSRRYDNLYENNIKEIKKARNIGIEKLLENHNKKLKKLWDVADIKIFGDEKADKSLRFNIFSLLSLANPDDEIVSIGAKGLHGEGYKGHVFWDTEIFMLPFYIYEYPEAARSFLMYRYYTLDKARENARKNGYKGAQYPWESADTGEEETPKWGEDYYGNKVRIWTGDIEYHITADIAFAIREYLRATEDWEFFLNYGAEMFFETARFWASRAKYNSKKDRYEINEVIGPDEFHEHVNNNFYTNYLAKWNIDKAFYYLNILRNKYPYNYEKILKKIKLNEEELERWKDVSNKIYIPWNKKSHLIEQFEGYFKLEDRIITKYNEKDMPEWPENVDLTKLNKYQLIKQADVLMLMHLLSEEFDYETKKINFEYYEKRTMHKSSLSPSMYAIMGLAVGDHSKAYEYFMKTALVDLEDNQGNTALGLHAASAGGTWQAAVYGFGGMYIDDNEKINFKPWLPSHWKSMEFNVYYKKQLLNIKITQDSIKINNLSSLNNK
- a CDS encoding bifunctional 3,4-dihydroxy-2-butanone-4-phosphate synthase/GTP cyclohydrolase II, whose protein sequence is MEDILKTFGMNKPVIIWDEDKEVEADFVFPAQMVNKEIINFFVSKGKGLLCLAAEEEYLINKGFFKLPTNNYDKLKTNYFITIDYKNTKTGISAEERSKTIKSFSDDLNITHFKYPGHVQLLGSIGINKRKGHTEASVELMKLLNLKPFAILIEILDANGNSHNYDYIKSLSEEFKLPLLNIEDIYSEVIRKKLFVKPISEAKLPTRYGDFKIIGFENNLDGKEHFAIYKGSLKKEPLLVRIHSECVTGDVLSSRKCDCGSQLHKAMRKINEVGDGLIIYLRQEGRDIGIANKIKAYELQDKGLDTVQANLEIGMPADNRDYAVAAQILKSLNIKSIILMTNNPDKVNQLRKYGIEVIKNEEHLGEITEENRFYLKIKKEKMNHNIKI
- the ribH gene encoding 6,7-dimethyl-8-ribityllumazine synthase, with amino-acid sequence MKVIEGVFDGKGLKFAIVVSRFNSFFSEKLLEGALDALKRHNVEEENIDVFKVPGAFEIPFITKKLIKKDYDAIIALGVVIRGETYHFEVVANEVSKGVAQINIESNIPVTFGVVTSETLEQSIDRSGAKAGNKGFEAAMAAIEMANLNKQLKE
- the ribD gene encoding bifunctional diaminohydroxyphosphoribosylaminopyrimidine deaminase/5-amino-6-(5-phosphoribosylamino)uracil reductase RibD, with the protein product MNHEYYMKIAINEAKKGIGKVNPNPLVGAVIVKNGKIISKGYHEYYGGRHAEIVAIENAKNKGIDIKNSTMYVTLEPCSHYGKTPPCAHRLVKEGFKEVYIGMLDPNPLVNGKGKKILEDASIKVEYGILEDKIKELNEIFITYISKKRPFIALKFAMTLDGYIATKDYDSKWISNEKSRKLVHKFRNYYSSILIGANTLIIDNPKLTCRIKNGRNPIRIILDKNGLFENKNLNIFNEEGKNIIFTEKNIIDIPKNTEIIRETDIFEIINILYNKGIDSILVEGGASILSLFLESKIVDKMHVFYAPKILGNGISPFNNITIDSIRNSINFKPIKNMKIDDNIYWELKPCLQE
- a CDS encoding riboflavin synthase, translating into MFTGIIQKVEKMKIINNKIIIPNVFENVNLGESIAINGVCLTVENIINNELYFSVGEETFNKTNLRYYNNKFVNLERALKVSDFLGGHIVSGHVDGTIKFLSIIKSHNTYWMKFKIPYEKWAIAKKGSISLNGISLTIAKKDLDSFEVQVIDHTYKNTNLQYLKASDLVNYEIDVIARYIKNIKE